GTTATTCAATAGAGAAAAAGCCATCCCACGTAGTATCCCAAGACGGATCCCACAATGACCCCCATGAAGATCCACACATTGTAGGACATGACGCAGAGCATAAGCATGTAGCCTAGCGTCACCTGCAGGATGTGTATGGCGGTCTGGAGACAGTGTAGAAGCCAGCTAAAGACGGAAAGAGACAAAATGGACATTTGTTAGGGATCAGAGATTCatcaaaggattagttcaatttCAGAATTACAATTtcctgatttactcacccccatgtcatacaagatgtttaagtctttcttcagtcgaaaagaaattaaggtttttgaggaaaacattctaggatttttctccatatagtgaacttcactggtggccaatgggttgaaggtccaaactgcagtttcaatgcagcttcaaagggctttacacaatcccagtcaaggaataagtgtcattttctaaaaacgaTTAAAAAAATTgataccttttaaccacaaatgctccgaTGTGCGATTAGTTCTTCATCTGCGTACTttggtttaaaaaggtagggtagggcaaaaaaaaataataaaaaaaactttcattttctcCTCTGATTTCATCCGAAatcgctgttttacatttttttttgtaaagggcgtttgactttctttgcacgttagCTTTGTAATAAACTAAGTTGGTACTGacactagctgcgtttccattacagatttgcgcaaaactttgccACCATTTTAttaatgtcgattaaaaagtattgcgaaatgacagtgtttccattaaccgatgttatgcgacagAAACGTAATTTTTTTCCTCTCACGATAAGTCATGGAAATTAATTTTTGTGGGATTTaggctatatttaattgaatgtgacctgtaaaaaacatttccattggtgttttgcgaaatattcctttttcgaaatGCCTGAGAAAAcacttttttgcaatatatgggagtttttgcacacGCAGCTTATGTCGTGTGTGTGATCGAactagtgcaaaatgagcatttgtggttaaaaagtatatacatttataatcgtttcgctagataagacccttattctttggctggcatcgtgtagagccctttgaagctgcattgaaactgcaatttggaccttcaacccactggccaccattgaagtccactatactgagaaaaatcctggaatgttttcctcagaaatctCAATTTCTATtcgactggagaaagaaagacatctaaAATGAcacggggtgagtaaattatcggattttttcattctggaagtgacctAAAAGAGGTATAAATAATCAACAACGTATTGGTTATCTTTCCACCTGGCCAATTATATTGATTGATATGATTGACGTCATGAGAGTTCTTGGAAAATGCTTTCCCGGTTCTGTGTTGTGAGCATTACCTCTTCTTAGTAGCAGCGGTGGTGTCAGCAGTGGTGGTTGTATTCTCGGTGGGAGCTAATGAGATCTCAGAGGGGCTGTTGGTCAGAGAAGAGCCTCCCTCTTGATAATTCATGACAGGGGCACAACATGACGGTTCAGGTGAGAATGGCACCGGAGCGGGTGGATGTGAAATGAAGGATAGCTTCTGTTTTCCGACAGAGACCTCCCACACTTTCAGAAGCTCGTAGATCACGGTGAGCATTAGAACTACAAGAACCGACAGCACCATCCCTGTACAGAAACCAAGAGAGAGACATTATGGCTGTTTTTTTACACTTTAAATAGCTAGTTTAACTTTAAATGcaactttaatttaaaattaaaagtgaaaattctggTTAACTTGGGTTGTCTAAAGGGGTGTGAGGATCAAAAGgtttatatagaaatacactatcatttttaatgttattaatgctttttaagtcttttctgctcaccaagcctgtaattatttgatccaaagtctggcgaaaacagtgcaattttgaaatatttttaccatttgaaaaactgctttctatttaaatatattttcaaatgtaattcattcctgtttattttcagcatcattactccagtcttcagtgccacatgatcctttagaaatcattctaatattctgatttgctgttcaagaaaacaGCAATTTTGTATTATGATTATTATCCAGAAATCTAGAGTGGACTAgatttcttcaggattctttgatgaatagaaagatccaaagatcatttTCAAAAGATCaaagagcatttatctgaaataaaaaaaacttttgtgatGATAGATTTTGTGaagagatgataaagacattaatgaactctattaatcaaagaaatctgaaaaaaaaaaaaaaacctccactcagctgctttcaacataataataaaaataatagttttttgagcagaaaactaaaatattagaatgattaatgaagggttcatgtgacactgaagactggtgtaatgatgctaaaaatcagtcCAGTTTGGAAATCacgtgaataaattacattttaaaatatatta
The genomic region above belongs to Garra rufa chromosome 19, GarRuf1.0, whole genome shotgun sequence and contains:
- the slc31a2 gene encoding protein SLC31A2 isoform X2, translated to MHFEGSSNVTLLFDFWDVRGPAGMVLSVLVVLMLTVIYELLKVWEVSVGKQKLSFISHPPAPVPFSPEPSCCAPVMNYQEGGSSLTNSPSEISLAPTENTTTTADTTAATKKSWLLHCLQTAIHILQVTLGYMLMLCVMSYNVWIFMGVIVGSVLGYYVGWLFLY
- the slc31a2 gene encoding protein SLC31A2 isoform X1, yielding MNMHFEGSSNVTLLFDFWDVRGPAGMVLSVLVVLMLTVIYELLKVWEVSVGKQKLSFISHPPAPVPFSPEPSCCAPVMNYQEGGSSLTNSPSEISLAPTENTTTTADTTAATKKSWLLHCLQTAIHILQVTLGYMLMLCVMSYNVWIFMGVIVGSVLGYYVGWLFLY